Part of the Rubrobacter calidifluminis genome is shown below.
TCGCTCCCGGTTGACCTCCTTTGAACCAACTCAGCACAACGCCCCCGCCGTAGCGAAGATCTGCCGCCAGCTCGACGGCCTGCCGCTCGCCATCGAGCTCGCCGCCGCCCGGGTGGGGTCGCTCCCGCTGGAGAAGGTCGTCGGGCGGCTCGAGCATAGCCTCGAGGTTCTCCCCTCCGGGGGGGACCGGGCCGCCGACCTGCGCCACCGCACGCTGCGGGCGACGCTGGACTGGAGCCACGAGATGCTCGACGGGGATGAACGGACGCTGTTCCGGCGGCTCTCGGTCTTCGCCGGGCCCTTCCCGCTGGAGGCGGCGGAGCTGACGTGCGGGGGCGGAGGGCCGGAAGTGCTTGAGGTGCTCCCGCGGTTGGTGGACCGCTCGCTGGTCCTTATGCGGCGCGACGCCACGCTCCGCTACAGGATGCTCGAGCCGGTGAGACGTTACGCCGCCGGGAAGCTCCGGGAGAGCGGGGAGGAGGAGCGGATACGCGATCTACACGCCCGCTATTACCTCGCCCTGGCCGAGAGGGCGGAGTCCGGGCTGATCAGTGCGGGGCAGGCCGCATGGATCGGGCGGTTGGAAGGAGAGTACGGAAACCTGCGGGCCGCCCTCGGCTGGTGCCTGGACGGGGGGGACACGGAACGTGCCGCGATGGGCCTGCGGATGGCGGTCGCGCTGGACCGTTTCTGGGACACCCATGGTCCGGGTGAGGGGCGCCGGTGGATGGAGAGGGGGCTCGCCGGGTGCTCTCCTCCGGCCGCCTTGCGGGCCGGGGCGCTGGTAGAAGCCGGGTTCATCGCCGTCTACCAGCTCGACTCCCGGGCGATGGGGATGCTCGAGGAGGCTCTAGGGATCTACAGAGAGCTCGGCGATGAGGTCGGACAGGCGCTCGCGATCAACTACCTGGCGCACGCCGCGGGGATCCTGGGCAACCTCGGGCGGGTGGAGACGCTGCGTGTGGAGGCGGAGGGGTTGCTCGAGCGTACGGAGGATCCCCGCGCCGCCGCCCACCTGTTGCTCACGCTTGGGATGCTCGCCACGCTCGATGCGGACCACGCGCAGGTTCTGGCCAGGACCGGAGAGAGCCTCGCGCTGTTCCGGGAGGTGGGGGACCTCCGCAGCTGCGCCCAGTGCCTCACGATCATGGGCCTCAACGCGCTCGCCCGGCGAGACGCCGGGCATGCTGCCCGGATCTTCCGGGATGATGTCCTGCTCCTGCGGGACCTCGGGGACAAGGTCGGCACCGTGGTCGGACTGCTCGGGCTGGCCGGGGTGGCTGCCCTGGAGGGGCGCCACGTTCGTTCGGCGCGCCTCTTCGGGGCCGCGGGCGCCCTGGGGGAGTCCATCGGCCATCCCCCCGTCCCCCTCGTCCGGACGCACTACGACTACGAGGGCTACATCGCCGCGGTGCGGGAGGCTCTCGGCCATCCGGCCTTCGAGGCGGCTTACGCCGAGGGGAGGAGTATGTCCCCGGATCGGGCCATCGAGTACGGGCTCTCCGCGGAGGAGCCCGCTCCTTCGGAGGATCTCCTCACCCCCCGCCAGCGGGAGGTGGCGCTCCTGGTCGCCCAGGGCCTTGCGAACCGTCAGATCGCCTCGGAGCTCGGGATCTCCGAGAACACCGTCGCCAACCACGTCGCCGCGATCATCCGCAGGCTTGACGTGCCCTCCAGGTCTGGGATAGCCGCCTGGGTGGCCGGGCAGAACCCGCGTGAAACGAAAATGGCCAGAAATACCCACGCCTGAACAGCTCCAGGTAAGAGCCTGGTAAGGGATGTTCGCTAACGTTCCGGTCAAGTGGCGGAACTCGCGTCGAGGCGGGTCAGGTGCGGTGCCTGCCCTCTGTCCCACGTGGTGTGGGATACGGGTGGTCGCAGAGCCCGTTCTGAAGGAAGCAGAGGATAGAATCGATGATTTGGAGCAGAGAGAATCCGGTAGCGGGCCACGGAGCCCTCCTTTTGTTGCTCTTCGTGGTCGGGGTGGTGACGGTGGCGTTCTCCGCGCCGGCCTTCGCCGACACCTACACGGTGAGCCGGACGGACGATCCCACCCCGGGCGGCTGCCAGCAGGGGGATTGCTCGCTCAGGGAGGCCGTGATCGCGGCGAACGGGCACCCGGGAACGGATGAGATCGACCTGCCCGGCGGCACCTACACGCTCGCGATCCCCGGCACCGGCGGCGCCTCGCAGGGCGATCTCGACGTCACCGAGAGCCTCGTCATCGACGACACCGGCCAGGGCACGGCCGTTGTCAACGGCAACGGGGCCGCGACCCACGACCGGGTCTTCGAGGTCGTGGGAGGGGTGCTCGAGCTGCACGGGATCACGGTTGAAGGGGGCGTCGCACCCGTCGACGCGGACGGGGTGGCCCGCGGCGGCGGCATCCGGGTCGACTCCTCGGCCGGGGGTCTCTACATGTTCGGCGGCAGCGTCATCGGGAATTCGGTGCCGGGGACGGGCCACGTCGGCGGCGGCATCTACAACGAGAGCCACGCCGTGCTGCAGCGGGTCGAGGTCTCGGGCAACACCGCGACCGGCCCGCCCAACGGACTCGGCGGCTTCGGCGGCGGGATCTACACGTTCAGCCCGGGGCTGACCGAGGTCTACAACTCCAGGTTCTTCGACAACCAGGCGTTCGCCGGCGCGGCCATGGCCGCGTCCACCGCCTCCGGGAGCAGCACGAGCGTGATCGTCGTGGGCTCTCAGCTGGGCCGCAACGTCGCAAGCTCATTCGGCGGCGGCGCTTACCTCACGGGCAGCCAGCAGGGCCCAGGGAGCTATCGCTTCACCAACACGACGATCAACGGCAACACGGCCGGTGAGCTGGGCGGCGCCATACGCGTCCGCGACGCGGTGCTCGTGCTCAAGAACGACACGATCACCGCCAACAACTCCGGTGACGGCGGCGGGATCGCGGCCCAGGACGACGGTCAGGGCATAACCTCTGCCACGCTGGCCGACACGATCCTGGCCGGCAACCACGACACCGACGCCTCGGGGCTGGGCACGTTCAACGACTGTCTGGACCAGAACCTGAACAACGGCGGCGTGGTGCGCTCGTCGGGCTACAACCTCGTCGGCGAGAACGGCAACCCGACCAGCACCTGCATCAACGACCCGGCGAGCGGCGACCAGCTCGGCACACCTGCCTCACCGATCAACCCGCTGCTCGACCCGTCCGACCACTTCAACGGCGGCCCCTTCATCCGCGTCTTCACCTACGCCTTGCTGCCCGGCAGCCCAGCCATCAACCATGGAGATCCCGCCTCCGGCGGCTGTGAGCCGGTCGACCAGCGCGGCGTCCCCCGGGCTCTCGGCGGCCGCTGCGACATCGGCGCCTACGAACTCGTCAGGGTCCACGGCACCGTGGTCAACCGCGTCGGCACTTTTGGGGCTGACAGCTCCACCAAACCCGAGCTTGCGCCGACGGCCGGCGCGGACGGGTTCCTGGGCCTCGACGGAGACGACTCGCTGCGTGGTGCCGGCGGCAACGACGCCCTCTCCGGCGGCAGGGGCAACGACACCATCTTTGGAGGCCGGGGCGCGGACTTCCTAGGCGGTGGCAGGGGCAACGACACCCTGAACGGCGGCCCGGGAGGCGACGTACTGAGCGGCGGTCCGGGGACCGATCACCTGAACGGCGGTGACGGAAACGACGACATCAACGCCCGCGACCACCACCGCGACGTCATCACCTGCGGCAAGGGTACCGATCATGTGTCCGCCGACCGCGTGGACAAGGTCGCGAGCAGCTGCGAGAAGGTGAAGCGCATTTGACCACTTTACAAGAAGGGGGCAGGACTGGCGAGAGGTATCGGAGCGAGCAGGGGATCGGGACGCGGAACCCTCATCCTGAGCTTCCTGGTTTCTATCGGGGCGGTGGTGGAGCTCGCCGCCCCGCCCCCAGACTCACGCCCGGACGCAGGTCGTAGGGAAAGATGAAAGTCGATCGGAGGCATAGAAAGCGGGTAGATATGAAAAAGACAGCGGCAACCATGCTCGGCGCGCTCACCGCGGCCGTTATCGTGGGGTCTTTGATGGTGGATGCGGGCCCGGCCAGAGCTTCCTTTCCCGGCCATAACGGCAGGATCGTCTTCGCTCAATGTTCACCGGGATACTGCCAGCTCTTCACCGTGAGGCCCGACGGCTCAGGCCCCAGGCAGCTTACGGCCACGACCTCCGGATACGACTACTGGCCGGCCTACTCCGCCAGGGGTGGCAGGATCGTCTACGATCACGAAGACACAGGCGGCGAGGCTGATATCTACTCGATCTCCGCAAAAGGTGGAGCGCCCAGGCAGATCACCAACACCCCCACCGTGGCGGAGTTTGGCCCTTCGCTCTCCCCCGACGGAAAGCGGATCGCCTACTATGCCTACGACGGGAACGACTACGAGATCTACACCATCCCTGCAAAGGGTGGTGTGCCCACCCGGATCACGGACAACAGCGTAAGCGACTACCATCCTGTCTTCTCCCCCAATGGCAAGAAGATAGCCTACGACAGCTACGATGGGACCAACTCCCAGATCTACACGGTTTCTGCTTCCGGAGGTACTCCCCATCTGCTAACCAGCGGTAAGTACGTCTATTATCCTTCCTGGTCGCCGGATGGCAGGAGGATCGCCTACAGTGCCTCGGACGCCAACCTCCGCTCCCAGATCTACACGATAGCTGCCTCGGGCGGGGTGCCCACCCAGATAACCTATAACACGAGCGGCAGCTACGATCCCGCCTACTCTCCAAACGGCAGGAGGATCGCTTACCGGGGCTACGACAGCAGCAACAACGCTCAGATCTACACGATCTCCGCTGCAGGAGGCGTGCCAACCCAGATCACCGCTGGCACCAGCTACAACGGAGATCCCGACTGGCAGCCCAACTTCTCGCCCGCGGTAACGAAGCCTTCTCCAAAGCCCGGCAGGTCAGTGCGCGACCGCACACCCACAATCGCGGCGGCCGTGCGCGACGGGCAGCAGTACCTCGGGAAGAAGAACATAAGTCTCAAGCTGGATGGGCGCAAGGTCACCACCTTCTCCTACGATCGCTCGACCGGGCGGCTCAGCTTCACCCCCAAGAACAACCTCTCCTTCGGTACCCACCGCGTGAGGATTGGTGCCGGAGACGAGTTCGGACTGACGACCTCGCGCTCGTGGAGCTTCGAGGTGGTGCGCAGCCAGCGTGCTCGAGGCCGGGCTTAAGCGGTGCCGGGCGTGACGCAGACCTTGAGCCCGGCGCCTGCCCGGTGCGCCTCCCACGCCTCGTCGAAGCGGTCGAGCGGCAGCCGGTGGGTTATGACCTTCCGCCAGTCGATGTGGCCGGAGGCGAGCAGGGCGAGCGAGCGCTCCATCGTGAACGGGTTGGTGTAGGTGCCGCGGATGGTGAGCTCCCGACGGAAGATGTCGTAGGGGCGGATGGACACCTCGGCCTGGGGCGGAGCCACCCCGACCCAGACGATCGTACCTCCCGCTCTGGCTGATTCCACCGCCTGGCGCATCGTCTCCGGATGCCCGACGCACTCCAGCACGACGCCGAAGTCTCCCTGTCCGTCCAGCTCTTCGGGGGA
Proteins encoded:
- a CDS encoding ATP-binding protein; the encoded protein is MPILIRLLGGFEVVVGGQTVDDAAWRLRKAANLVKLLALASGHRLHRDQVTEVLWTELDVRSQANNFHRALHFARRALGSAGGRSYRSLQLRGGVVSLCPDGSLRVDVEAFEGAAAVARRLREPAAYRPALDLYAGDLLPEDRYEAWTEERRDALRRLRVELLLELAALHEERAEYGDQIGVLELVLREVPYEEEAHAGLMRAYAAEGRRGEALLQYERLRRVLAEGPGMSPEPTTRLLYERIRSGGMPAPLLHGRPRGSQGGNRAAPVLHNLPAPLTSFIGREAEVREIERLLAMSRLLTLTGAGGSGKTRLALEVARRVATLYPDGVWMVELASLSRPAFVVQAVATALGVSERAGRPVEGLLEEHLRGKAVLILLDNCEHLVEEAARLSNVLLRAGARTRILATSREPLGIPGETVWSVPTLSLPPAGEDVTVGELMISEAAQLFVERARSRLTSFEPTQHNAPAVAKICRQLDGLPLAIELAAARVGSLPLEKVVGRLEHSLEVLPSGGDRAADLRHRTLRATLDWSHEMLDGDERTLFRRLSVFAGPFPLEAAELTCGGGGPEVLEVLPRLVDRSLVLMRRDATLRYRMLEPVRRYAAGKLRESGEEERIRDLHARYYLALAERAESGLISAGQAAWIGRLEGEYGNLRAALGWCLDGGDTERAAMGLRMAVALDRFWDTHGPGEGRRWMERGLAGCSPPAALRAGALVEAGFIAVYQLDSRAMGMLEEALGIYRELGDEVGQALAINYLAHAAGILGNLGRVETLRVEAEGLLERTEDPRAAAHLLLTLGMLATLDADHAQVLARTGESLALFREVGDLRSCAQCLTIMGLNALARRDAGHAARIFRDDVLLLRDLGDKVGTVVGLLGLAGVAALEGRHVRSARLFGAAGALGESIGHPPVPLVRTHYDYEGYIAAVREALGHPAFEAAYAEGRSMSPDRAIEYGLSAEEPAPSEDLLTPRQREVALLVAQGLANRQIASELGISENTVANHVAAIIRRLDVPSRSGIAAWVAGQNPRETKMARNTHA
- a CDS encoding choice-of-anchor Q domain-containing protein, with amino-acid sequence MIWSRENPVAGHGALLLLLFVVGVVTVAFSAPAFADTYTVSRTDDPTPGGCQQGDCSLREAVIAANGHPGTDEIDLPGGTYTLAIPGTGGASQGDLDVTESLVIDDTGQGTAVVNGNGAATHDRVFEVVGGVLELHGITVEGGVAPVDADGVARGGGIRVDSSAGGLYMFGGSVIGNSVPGTGHVGGGIYNESHAVLQRVEVSGNTATGPPNGLGGFGGGIYTFSPGLTEVYNSRFFDNQAFAGAAMAASTASGSSTSVIVVGSQLGRNVASSFGGGAYLTGSQQGPGSYRFTNTTINGNTAGELGGAIRVRDAVLVLKNDTITANNSGDGGGIAAQDDGQGITSATLADTILAGNHDTDASGLGTFNDCLDQNLNNGGVVRSSGYNLVGENGNPTSTCINDPASGDQLGTPASPINPLLDPSDHFNGGPFIRVFTYALLPGSPAINHGDPASGGCEPVDQRGVPRALGGRCDIGAYELVRVHGTVVNRVGTFGADSSTKPELAPTAGADGFLGLDGDDSLRGAGGNDALSGGRGNDTIFGGRGADFLGGGRGNDTLNGGPGGDVLSGGPGTDHLNGGDGNDDINARDHHRDVITCGKGTDHVSADRVDKVASSCEKVKRI